The Chryseobacterium aureum genome contains a region encoding:
- a CDS encoding class I lanthipeptide yields MHKIKLTKGLQINKEQISKLQEEQMNSLKGGVNSLQAAAQSCGQCSCGGNTVVKTRAAQ; encoded by the coding sequence ATGCACAAAATTAAATTAACAAAAGGTTTACAGATCAACAAAGAGCAAATCAGCAAATTACAGGAAGAGCAAATGAACAGCTTAAAAGGTGGGGTTAACAGCCTACAGGCAGCAGCGCAATCTTGCGGGCAGTGTTCTTGCGGTGGAAACACTGTGGTAAAAACAAGAGCAGCTCAGTAA
- a CDS encoding outer membrane beta-barrel family protein, giving the protein MTKKYLIPLLSFIGMGVHLNAQSISGKVSDEKAKNISYVEVILLAGDQKFTAMTDENGLFTIKLPKADSYKMEFFLNGSKVYEGNENIEGEITRSYTLKDSQQESQEIQAISLTKKKKLVERKIDRLVFNVENSVAATGGTAIDALKTTPLVRIQDEKVSIVGKGEVLVMIDDRIQRMSPDDLSSLLKSIPSDNIQSIEVITTPPAKYDAEGDSGLINIKLKKGKANSWNANIGGNYTQKTYAGGGLQGAFNYNRNRLSLQVTANTNSQRLRTTSDSKIYYPDELWILNVKNKSEENNLGLGLGIDYKISDKWTTGAKYLGSFTRNTSSNSPFTSRFNPAGAVNSYITSDMDANNKPNMNSLNWYNTFKVDSAGTKITTDFDYFHYRKSDYNFYAGNELDPLKNIFPGSFFSATNTNVNRIENYSGKVDVEMPVKWASLSFGGKYTYTNTNNDLVVMDRKTGTPVLNTDQSNIFNYKEHNEALYVSASKKLGEKWETQAGLRMEATQTTGYSHNLNQTNKNDYVKLFPTAYVTYNPNDKNSFSLNYSRRIRRPNFDYLNPFVVRTSPYYYSEGNPFLKPSIIDNIEFSYVRNQKWISSVYYSQVSDFSQDLSILDPETNITRSTPLNYANTYQVGVSTYYNFNKWTWWNSFTGFNVNYQKVKSKTEIISSIDGYNAYFYSNNDFTLNKSKTIFFSANYGLQLPGRYQIFHISTMNILDVSMKFLLLEKKLTLTVTGMDLLNGQRPVITYESNGVKTDFSSYGDTRGVRVSLSYKFGNKNLKSEQQRNFGNEDERNRIN; this is encoded by the coding sequence ATGACAAAGAAATACTTAATACCGTTATTATCCTTCATAGGAATGGGCGTTCACCTTAACGCTCAGAGTATTTCCGGTAAAGTATCTGATGAAAAGGCAAAAAATATTTCTTACGTAGAGGTTATCCTTTTGGCAGGAGACCAGAAATTCACTGCAATGACCGATGAAAATGGACTTTTCACTATTAAACTTCCTAAAGCTGATTCTTATAAAATGGAATTTTTCCTGAACGGGAGCAAAGTATACGAAGGAAATGAAAACATAGAAGGCGAAATTACAAGAAGCTACACTCTGAAAGACAGCCAACAGGAAAGCCAGGAAATTCAGGCCATCAGTCTTACGAAAAAGAAAAAACTGGTGGAAAGAAAGATAGACCGTCTGGTTTTCAATGTGGAAAATTCGGTTGCGGCAACGGGAGGAACGGCAATAGATGCTTTAAAAACGACTCCTCTGGTACGTATTCAGGATGAAAAGGTATCCATTGTAGGAAAAGGAGAGGTTTTGGTAATGATTGACGACCGTATTCAGAGAATGTCACCGGATGATTTGTCAAGTTTATTAAAATCTATTCCATCAGACAATATTCAGTCAATTGAAGTGATTACTACTCCACCGGCAAAATATGATGCAGAAGGAGACAGCGGACTGATCAATATCAAACTGAAAAAAGGAAAAGCAAACTCCTGGAATGCCAACATTGGAGGCAATTATACTCAGAAAACCTATGCAGGAGGCGGGCTTCAGGGAGCTTTTAACTACAATAGAAACAGGCTGTCGTTACAGGTAACAGCCAATACCAATTCTCAAAGACTCCGCACAACCTCAGACAGTAAGATCTATTATCCTGATGAACTGTGGATTCTGAATGTAAAAAATAAATCTGAAGAGAACAATCTGGGGCTGGGCCTTGGAATAGATTACAAAATATCTGATAAATGGACCACCGGAGCCAAATATCTGGGAAGTTTTACCAGAAATACCTCATCCAACAGTCCTTTCACCTCGAGGTTTAATCCGGCAGGAGCTGTTAACTCCTACATTACCTCTGATATGGATGCGAATAATAAGCCCAATATGAATTCTCTTAACTGGTACAATACCTTTAAAGTGGACTCCGCAGGCACAAAAATCACTACTGATTTTGATTATTTCCACTATAGAAAAAGTGATTACAACTTCTATGCAGGAAATGAACTGGATCCGTTGAAAAATATTTTTCCGGGAAGCTTTTTCTCAGCAACGAATACGAATGTAAACCGTATTGAAAATTATTCCGGAAAAGTAGATGTAGAGATGCCGGTGAAATGGGCTTCTTTAAGCTTCGGAGGGAAATATACGTACACCAATACCAATAACGACCTTGTGGTTATGGATCGTAAAACAGGAACGCCGGTACTTAATACAGACCAGTCGAATATCTTTAATTATAAAGAGCATAATGAAGCATTATATGTTTCCGCAAGCAAAAAGCTGGGCGAAAAATGGGAAACCCAGGCTGGATTGAGAATGGAAGCGACACAGACAACGGGTTATTCTCACAATCTTAACCAAACCAACAAAAATGATTATGTGAAGTTATTTCCCACGGCCTATGTAACGTATAATCCGAATGATAAAAACTCGTTCTCACTCAACTACAGCAGAAGGATCCGCAGACCGAATTTCGATTACCTGAATCCGTTTGTGGTGCGTACAAGCCCTTATTATTATTCTGAAGGAAACCCTTTTTTAAAGCCTTCAATTATTGATAATATAGAGTTTTCTTATGTGAGAAATCAGAAGTGGATATCTTCTGTGTATTATTCCCAGGTATCAGATTTCAGTCAGGATTTGTCTATTCTGGATCCTGAAACGAATATCACCAGAAGTACACCGCTGAACTATGCCAACACGTATCAGGTAGGAGTTTCCACCTATTACAATTTCAATAAATGGACTTGGTGGAACAGCTTTACAGGGTTTAATGTGAATTATCAGAAGGTTAAATCCAAAACAGAGATCATCAGTTCAATAGACGGATACAATGCGTATTTCTATTCAAATAATGATTTCACTTTGAATAAATCTAAAACTATATTCTTCAGTGCGAACTACGGGCTTCAGCTTCCGGGACGTTATCAGATCTTTCATATCTCCACGATGAATATTCTGGATGTCTCTATGAAGTTCCTGCTTCTGGAAAAGAAACTGACGCTTACCGTTACCGGTATGGATCTTCTGAACGGTCAGCGTCCTGTCATCACTTACGAGTCTAATGGGGTAAAAACAGACTTCAGCAGCTATGGCGACACCAGAGGGGTGAGGGTTTCTTTAAGCTACAAATTCGGGAACAAAAACCTGAAATCTGAACAGCAGAGAAACTTCGGCAACGAGGACGAAAGAAACAGAATTAATTAA
- a CDS encoding lanthionine synthetase LanC family protein gives MQKEKLIISEIEECIRKKEASLTGIGLNNGILSASMFYYYHYLMTKESESLELVTHYIEKSLSVLTEDYKSLHFNDEIRELGLYLIFLKQQEVLDNEIDSLLENIDEILEEILIQKTEKGDLDLTSGFPSFAKYFVLRNLEDKKHLIDNTLDRIIELTQTHESGSYWKFDLRNKENPYVELGLGHGTTGVINYLLFLYKNNIYTPESLSLIHSGLSFIWSCKENTTDYITLFPFNAFEEVYIDYHNLAYGEIGIGYTFYNAGILLNNKEYCDKGLQILINTTKFKDADQSAILEPGLIYGSAGLSALYKNLYHLTEQEIFLEAKDYWHQHLLQSKNNDSEKWAGFNAYYNAEYDNINMALGQGIAGIGINLMNNIMTTHHNYVSFYNYDL, from the coding sequence ATGCAAAAAGAAAAACTAATCATCTCAGAAATAGAAGAATGCATCCGTAAAAAAGAAGCTTCCCTTACCGGAATAGGCCTTAATAACGGAATTCTAAGTGCTTCAATGTTCTATTATTATCATTATCTAATGACCAAAGAATCGGAATCTTTAGAACTGGTAACCCATTATATTGAAAAGTCTCTGTCTGTTTTAACAGAAGATTATAAAAGTCTTCATTTTAATGATGAAATAAGAGAGCTGGGATTATATCTTATATTCCTGAAACAGCAGGAAGTTTTAGACAATGAAATAGATTCTTTACTGGAGAATATTGATGAAATTCTGGAAGAAATTCTGATCCAGAAAACAGAAAAAGGAGATCTTGACCTTACCAGCGGTTTTCCAAGTTTTGCCAAGTATTTCGTATTGAGAAATCTTGAGGATAAAAAACATCTGATAGACAACACTTTGGATAGAATCATTGAGCTTACTCAAACCCACGAAAGCGGAAGCTACTGGAAATTTGATCTTCGCAATAAAGAAAATCCATATGTAGAACTGGGTTTAGGACACGGAACTACAGGCGTGATCAACTATTTGTTATTCCTTTACAAAAATAACATCTACACTCCGGAATCTTTATCGCTTATCCACTCCGGACTTTCATTCATCTGGAGCTGTAAAGAAAATACCACAGACTATATCACTCTTTTCCCGTTCAATGCCTTTGAGGAGGTTTATATAGATTACCACAATCTGGCGTACGGCGAAATAGGAATCGGCTACACTTTTTACAATGCCGGAATTCTTTTGAACAATAAAGAGTATTGCGACAAAGGGCTGCAAATATTGATCAATACTACAAAATTTAAAGACGCTGATCAGTCTGCCATCCTGGAACCGGGATTAATTTATGGTTCTGCCGGATTATCCGCATTGTATAAAAACCTTTATCACCTTACTGAACAGGAGATCTTTCTGGAAGCCAAAGATTACTGGCACCAGCATCTTCTTCAGTCTAAGAACAATGACAGCGAAAAATGGGCAGGATTCAATGCCTACTATAATGCAGAATACGACAATATCAACATGGCTTTAGGCCAGGGAATCGCAGGAATTGGTATTAATCTGATGAACAATATCATGACCACCCATCACAATTATGTTTCATTCTATAATTACGATCTCTAA
- a CDS encoding class I lanthipeptide: MKLTKGLQINKEQISKLQEEQMNSLKGGVNSLQAAAQSCGQCSCGGNTVVQTRK; the protein is encoded by the coding sequence ATGAAACTAACTAAGGGTCTTCAAATCAACAAGGAGCAAATCAGCAAATTACAGGAAGAGCAAATGAATAGCCTAAAAGGAGGAGTAAACAGCCTTCAGGCAGCAGCGCAGTCTTGCGGACAGTGTTCTTGCGGTGGAAACACTGTGGTACAAACAAGAAAGTAA
- a CDS encoding class I lanthipeptide: protein MNKMKLSKGLQINKEQISKLQEEQMNGLKGGVNSLQAAAQSCGQCSCGGNTVVQTRIAK, encoded by the coding sequence ATGAACAAAATGAAATTATCTAAAGGACTACAGATCAACAAAGAACAAATCAGCAAACTTCAGGAAGAGCAAATGAATGGTCTTAAAGGAGGAGTAAACAGCCTACAGGCAGCAGCTCAGTCTTGCGGACAGTGTTCTTGCGGTGGAAATACTGTAGTTCAGACAAGAATTGCGAAGTAA
- a CDS encoding class I lanthipeptide encodes MHKIKLTKGLQINKEQISKLQEEQMNSLKGGVNSLQAAAQSCGQCSCGGNTIVKTRAAQ; translated from the coding sequence ATGCACAAAATTAAATTAACCAAAGGTTTACAGATCAACAAAGAGCAAATCAGCAAATTACAGGAAGAGCAAATGAACAGCCTTAAAGGTGGGGTTAACAGCCTTCAGGCAGCAGCGCAGTCTTGCGGACAGTGTTCTTGCGGCGGAAACACCATTGTAAAAACAAGAGCAGCTCAATAA
- a CDS encoding lanthionine synthetase LanC family protein, whose translation METLQSQNITTLLQEYDQKLLDFDYGNLPDGLLYGKLGLLLYFLAQYQISGNDIYVNKVGAILEEVFENGNLQKENNVYTLPNLSKGMTGLGIILNLLKHDGLIQDDFDEQIADIGELIFQQSVTMLNENNYTFFDGPIGNLHYFNTIGNEKYSSEIVNILYDECIAHPTPFENKLNDSYADGINLGFNYGYLSIVNNLLALPVITDKAKHIITRCLDFIISNFDVHEVENARIYKPYNYKIAQNQLKPFHNNRLCWCNSDLSFSYLLYKTGEILQENTYTEMARELGLETTKRKVMANTGIEFIQYCHGTSGLVQLYHELNEKDNHPEYKKAKNFWTKRSLEILENELDQPFTEQDSNLLFGKTGALMALNDKIDKTKYLKFLL comes from the coding sequence ATGGAAACGCTACAATCTCAAAACATCACTACCCTTCTTCAGGAATATGATCAAAAGCTGCTTGATTTTGATTATGGAAATTTACCGGACGGATTGCTTTATGGAAAACTGGGACTTCTGCTCTATTTCCTTGCACAGTATCAAATCTCAGGAAATGATATCTATGTAAACAAAGTAGGCGCTATCCTGGAAGAAGTATTTGAAAATGGCAACCTGCAAAAAGAAAACAACGTATACACACTCCCGAATCTATCCAAAGGAATGACCGGACTGGGCATTATTCTGAATCTGCTAAAACATGACGGACTTATTCAGGATGATTTTGATGAACAGATTGCAGACATCGGAGAACTGATCTTCCAACAGTCTGTCACCATGCTGAATGAAAACAATTATACTTTTTTTGATGGTCCTATAGGAAATCTTCACTATTTCAACACCATCGGAAACGAAAAATACAGCAGCGAAATCGTAAACATACTTTATGACGAATGTATTGCTCACCCAACTCCATTTGAGAATAAGCTGAATGACAGCTATGCAGACGGTATTAACTTAGGATTCAACTATGGCTATCTTTCTATTGTTAATAATCTTTTAGCCCTTCCGGTAATAACGGATAAGGCTAAACATATTATCACCAGATGCCTGGACTTCATTATCTCCAATTTTGATGTTCACGAAGTAGAAAATGCCAGAATATATAAACCATACAATTACAAAATAGCACAAAACCAGCTGAAGCCCTTTCATAATAACAGGCTCTGCTGGTGCAACAGTGATCTTTCCTTCTCATATCTTTTGTATAAAACAGGAGAAATACTACAGGAAAACACCTACACAGAAATGGCCCGGGAATTGGGTCTGGAAACCACCAAAAGGAAAGTAATGGCCAACACAGGAATAGAATTTATCCAGTACTGCCACGGAACTTCAGGACTTGTACAGCTTTACCATGAACTTAACGAAAAAGACAATCACCCTGAGTATAAAAAAGCTAAAAACTTCTGGACGAAAAGATCACTGGAAATTCTGGAAAACGAACTGGATCAGCCATTCACAGAACAGGACAGTAATTTACTCTTTGGAAAAACAGGAGCCCTGATGGCTCTGAATGACAAAATAGACAAAACTAAATACCTAAAATTTTTACTGTAA
- a CDS encoding lantibiotic dehydratase produces MKTQLDNINIGFMRNSLYSFRQYNNIPKNTADLDHFVLDLWNDEVFRESVFLASYELYNEWARLCQDDPSLSQVKRNRINNSILKYYIRITTRSTPFGTFASHSAFELNSEHKNIEAGNMDAIYRYTTLDLSFLFQVIALINRDFPEVHEYELNDSIYKLGDYYRYIETSVQNEKRVYTLSSLEKDELLDFLVETTANKSYSFDSLVALVAENVDGVSEEDAKYYIFSLIDAQFFKSNFDICLNEHSPLCQIIDYLNSKKGIAAELDAYLETLIKMEDYMKLLNSGVGQPQEYYNEVFALANQFSILYDRKYLINSSLKRNLNFSPVTREDLSRIKKGINTLSCFWEKGSETVNENLEKFKTAFYTRYEESLVPLVEVLDNESGIGYIQEQNSENDFSSLLDTLSWPNSNTDSFSITYNKKIHEFWRRLINKANINGETSIDLSQHDISSLQNTDEVSLARSIAVMIEKTSDKIAISSVGGTSGANLIARFSNEDEEILAPMNRIIKEEQNDDHFIYAELLHLPDNRAGNILLRRVKRGNQLSYLTKPSASENTISLTDLYIKMMDKRIVLFHKELNKEVKIFHSTAHNFDYNSLPVYQFLCDLQHQDVSTALVLNIGDTNYLMYDYIPRITLGNDIIFTPALWRVYQNEVSGIKAKNNTESIKKVREYLSAKKVNRYFFISQGDNKLLIDKENDNLLLFLVEELRSKEMVTLTECLYDLEEDEFNNEIIIPMINRNYTAFKTELDQHLFNNNIADNKFIPGNKWLYYKIYCGNKFSDKILQEVFPGLLTQLNEEMLIKKWFYIRYSDPDNHIRLRLEINDNDLTNTAQIISTFNDYFDKYINEGIINKVEMGTYDREYERYEGEFIDTAEHIFHYDSKLTMNLLKNVPNNDDLWLYAIKSIDAYFDVFTLDLDKRYEVISKIYSQFQKEFNVDSNLKKQLDLKYRSNLNIISEIVETDDNPYFSEFVNAVTENCKEIEKLKTIQKERLVSSFIHMHINRLVRSRHRMHELIIYGIVEKYYKMKIGKRKYLVS; encoded by the coding sequence ATGAAAACGCAGTTAGATAACATTAATATTGGCTTTATGAGAAACTCTTTGTACTCATTCAGACAATATAACAACATACCGAAAAATACAGCAGATCTCGATCATTTTGTTCTGGACCTGTGGAATGATGAGGTCTTCAGAGAATCTGTTTTCTTAGCTTCTTATGAGCTGTATAACGAATGGGCAAGGCTATGCCAGGATGATCCGTCTTTATCTCAGGTAAAGAGAAACAGAATTAACAATTCTATCCTGAAATATTACATCAGAATTACCACCAGATCCACTCCGTTCGGAACATTTGCTTCGCATTCTGCTTTTGAACTGAACTCAGAACATAAAAATATAGAAGCCGGAAATATGGATGCTATCTACCGGTATACAACGCTGGATCTGTCTTTTCTTTTTCAGGTTATTGCATTGATCAACAGAGACTTTCCGGAAGTTCACGAATATGAGCTTAATGACTCTATCTATAAGTTAGGTGATTATTACCGATATATCGAAACTTCAGTACAAAATGAAAAAAGAGTCTACACGTTAAGCTCATTGGAAAAAGATGAACTTCTGGATTTTCTGGTTGAAACCACTGCCAACAAGTCTTACTCATTCGACAGCCTGGTGGCTCTGGTAGCAGAAAACGTAGACGGAGTTTCTGAGGAAGATGCAAAATATTATATCTTCAGCCTTATTGATGCGCAGTTCTTCAAAAGCAACTTCGATATCTGCTTAAACGAGCATTCCCCATTGTGCCAGATCATTGATTATTTAAATTCAAAAAAAGGCATCGCTGCTGAACTGGACGCTTATCTGGAAACCCTCATCAAAATGGAAGACTATATGAAGCTGCTGAACTCCGGAGTTGGACAGCCTCAGGAATATTACAATGAAGTATTTGCACTTGCCAATCAGTTTTCCATTTTATATGACAGAAAATACCTGATCAATTCTTCATTAAAAAGAAACCTGAATTTCTCTCCGGTTACCAGAGAAGATCTTTCCAGAATCAAAAAAGGAATCAATACTTTATCTTGTTTTTGGGAAAAAGGAAGCGAAACGGTGAATGAAAATTTAGAAAAATTCAAGACCGCTTTTTATACAAGATATGAAGAAAGCCTGGTGCCTTTGGTAGAAGTATTGGACAACGAAAGCGGTATTGGTTATATTCAGGAACAAAACAGCGAAAATGATTTTTCTTCCCTTTTGGATACGTTAAGCTGGCCAAATTCCAATACAGATTCTTTTTCCATCACTTACAATAAAAAAATTCATGAGTTCTGGAGAAGACTGATCAATAAAGCCAATATCAATGGAGAAACGTCCATAGACCTTAGCCAGCATGATATCAGCAGCCTTCAGAATACAGATGAAGTAAGCCTTGCAAGATCTATTGCAGTAATGATAGAAAAAACGTCTGATAAAATCGCTATCTCTTCAGTAGGAGGTACCAGCGGAGCCAATCTTATCGCCAGATTTTCCAATGAAGACGAAGAAATTCTTGCCCCGATGAACAGAATCATCAAAGAAGAACAGAATGATGATCATTTTATCTACGCAGAACTGCTTCACCTGCCGGATAACAGAGCAGGAAACATCCTTCTGAGACGGGTTAAAAGAGGAAACCAGCTTTCTTATCTTACGAAACCTTCGGCTTCGGAAAACACCATCAGCCTGACAGATCTTTACATTAAAATGATGGATAAAAGAATTGTTTTATTCCATAAAGAACTGAATAAAGAAGTGAAAATCTTCCATTCTACCGCTCATAATTTTGATTATAATTCGCTGCCGGTGTATCAGTTTTTATGTGATCTTCAGCATCAGGATGTTTCCACCGCGTTGGTTTTAAACATTGGTGATACCAATTATCTGATGTACGATTATATTCCACGCATCACTTTGGGTAATGATATCATTTTTACGCCGGCACTATGGAGGGTGTACCAGAATGAAGTCTCAGGAATAAAGGCAAAAAACAATACAGAAAGCATTAAAAAAGTAAGAGAATATCTTTCAGCTAAAAAAGTTAACCGGTATTTCTTTATTTCCCAGGGAGATAACAAATTACTGATCGACAAGGAAAATGACAACCTTTTATTATTCCTGGTAGAAGAACTGAGATCTAAGGAAATGGTAACACTTACAGAATGCCTTTATGATCTTGAGGAAGATGAATTCAACAATGAGATTATCATTCCTATGATCAACAGAAACTATACCGCATTTAAAACTGAGCTTGACCAGCATCTTTTCAATAACAATATTGCTGACAATAAGTTCATCCCGGGAAATAAATGGCTTTATTATAAAATCTACTGCGGAAACAAGTTCTCAGACAAAATCCTGCAGGAGGTATTCCCCGGGCTTTTAACACAGCTTAATGAAGAAATGCTGATCAAAAAATGGTTCTACATAAGGTACAGTGATCCTGATAACCATATCAGGCTAAGGCTGGAAATTAATGATAATGACCTCACCAATACAGCGCAGATCATTAGCACTTTCAACGATTATTTTGATAAATATATCAATGAAGGAATCATTAATAAGGTGGAAATGGGAACCTACGACAGAGAATACGAAAGATATGAAGGCGAATTTATTGACACAGCGGAACATATCTTCCATTATGACAGCAAACTGACTATGAATCTATTGAAAAATGTTCCGAACAATGATGACCTATGGTTATATGCCATTAAAAGTATTGACGCCTATTTCGATGTCTTCACTCTGGATCTGGATAAACGGTATGAAGTGATCAGCAAAATTTACAGCCAGTTTCAGAAAGAATTCAATGTAGACAGTAATCTCAAAAAGCAGCTTGACCTTAAATACAGAAGCAACCTGAATATCATCAGTGAAATTGTAGAAACGGATGACAATCCATACTTCTCAGAGTTTGTTAATGCAGTCACAGAAAACTGTAAAGAAATAGAAAAGCTCAAGACTATTCAGAAAGAAAGATTAGTGAGCAGTTTTATTCACATGCATATCAACAGGCTGGTAAGATCCAGACACAGAATGCATGAACTGATCATCTACGGCATCGTAGAAAAGTATTACAAAATGAAAATCGGCAAAAGAAAATATCTAGTATCATGA
- a CDS encoding class I lanthipeptide yields the protein MHKIKLTKGLQINKEQISKLQEEQMNSLKGGVNSLQAAAQSCGQCSCGGNTVVKTRATQ from the coding sequence ATGCACAAAATTAAATTAACAAAAGGTTTACAGATCAACAAAGAACAAATCAGCAAGCTTCAGGAGGAGCAAATGAACAGCCTTAAAGGCGGGGTTAACAGCCTTCAGGCAGCTGCGCAGTCTTGCGGACAGTGTTCTTGCGGCGGAAATACAGTTGTGAAAACCAGAGCAACTCAGTAA
- a CDS encoding LLM class flavin-dependent oxidoreductase has protein sequence MKTKSIGLLELGYRSGKDSITALNDVVDYALHAERLGYSRFWLAEHHYSHLKNLAFSNPDIVIAMIAGMTEKIRVGSAGTSVSSYSPYAVATNYKLINNLFNGRIDLGLSKGIPESNHTKNLLNPDILERGTGVVFKENAQEIHELFYSEAERNEKEGILIPPYGGLIPDLWYLSSSLNNLNDAISLHSNYCVSAFHGSGKFLDSFEGKKEEINRYREAFEQKNGFIPKTSLALAINLSEVNEIKSDADESEAFKILHLNFEELFELIEKLDEQLAVDEFILYDTEADSDKKIENAETISNYYNLQSIQHENAVR, from the coding sequence ATGAAAACAAAAAGCATAGGATTACTAGAACTAGGATACAGAAGCGGCAAAGATTCCATCACAGCTCTTAACGATGTAGTTGATTATGCCCTTCATGCAGAGCGATTAGGATACAGCAGATTCTGGCTGGCAGAGCATCATTATTCCCATCTTAAGAATCTTGCCTTTTCAAACCCGGATATCGTGATTGCCATGATTGCCGGAATGACAGAAAAAATAAGAGTAGGCTCAGCAGGAACTTCAGTTTCCAGTTATTCTCCTTATGCTGTGGCTACCAATTATAAGCTGATCAACAATTTATTCAACGGGAGAATAGACCTCGGTCTGTCTAAAGGAATCCCGGAAAGTAACCATACAAAAAACCTTTTAAATCCGGATATTCTTGAAAGAGGTACCGGAGTGGTTTTCAAAGAAAATGCCCAAGAGATTCACGAGCTTTTCTACTCTGAAGCAGAAAGAAACGAGAAAGAAGGAATCTTAATTCCTCCCTACGGCGGCCTGATCCCCGATCTATGGTATCTTTCTTCTTCTTTGAACAATCTGAATGATGCCATCAGTTTACACTCAAATTATTGTGTATCAGCATTTCACGGAAGCGGAAAATTCCTTGACAGTTTTGAAGGTAAAAAAGAAGAGATCAATAGATACAGGGAAGCATTTGAACAGAAAAACGGGTTTATTCCCAAAACATCACTGGCACTTGCCATCAACCTCTCAGAAGTGAATGAAATAAAATCTGATGCTGATGAGTCCGAAGCTTTTAAAATTCTCCACCTCAACTTTGAAGAGCTTTTTGAACTCATTGAAAAACTGGATGAACAGCTGGCCGTAGATGAATTCATTTTATATGATACAGAAGCGGACAGTGACAAGAAAATAGAAAACGCTGAAACGATAAGCAATTATTACAATTTACAATCTATTCAACATGAAAACGCAGTTAGATAA